From the genome of Aliarcobacter lanthieri:
AGATGTATTTTCTGGAACCATAATAATTGGACGAACAAAATTTGACATATCTATTTCTTTACCTTCTAAAGCATTATTTAGTAAATCTCTAGTATGTATCATACCTGTGATATTGTCTTTTCCTCCATGGCAATACGGATATCTTGTAAATCTTGTTTTTACAATTCTTTCCATATTTTCTTCTAAAGTTCTTTCAGAATTTATACAAATCATATCTCTTCTTGGAGTCATAATCTCTTTTGCAACTGTTTCAGAAAAATCAACTGCATTTTTAATAATTTCACTCTCAATAGAATCAATATGTCCACCTCTAAAACTTTCATTTACAATAATTCTAAGTTCTTCTTCAGAATGAGACAACTCATGCTCTGTTGCTGGTTTCACTCCAAGCATTCTAAGAACAGATGCTGCAACAATATCAAAGAAACGAATTAATGGATAAAAAACTATCCAAAATATATATAAAGGTCTTGCAATATATAAAACCATAACTTCAGCTTTTGCAATAGCAATAGATTTTGGAACAATCTCTCCAAAAACTACATGTAAAAATGTAACAATAGCAAATGCAATTACAAAGCTAACAGTATGTAATAAAACAGGGTTATTCGCTAAAAAAGTAAAATTTGATTCTATAAGTTTAGCAAGAGCTGGTTCACCTATCCAACCTAAAGCAAGAGAAGAAAACGTAATTCCAAGTTGAGTAGCA
Proteins encoded in this window:
- a CDS encoding hemolysin family protein — its product is MLIVALFLVFLNGFFVLSEFAIVKVRKTKLEEFVKQGRRGAILALKMSNSLDTYLSATQLGITFSSLALGWIGEPALAKLIESNFTFLANNPVLLHTVSFVIAFAIVTFLHVVFGEIVPKSIAIAKAEVMVLYIARPLYIFWIVFYPLIRFFDIVAASVLRMLGVKPATEHELSHSEEELRIIVNESFRGGHIDSIESEIIKNAVDFSETVAKEIMTPRRDMICINSERTLEENMERIVKTRFTRYPYCHGGKDNITGMIHTRDLLNNALEGKEIDMSNFVRPIIMVPENTSISNILTRMNKSRIHLALVIDEYGGTSGLITMDDILEEIIGETTDEHDPKQETIKKIDENNYELDGMVNIEKVEEILDISFDEIELSVTIGGRIINIVGRLPIEGETIEDKDCIYKILEVENNRIKRILCQKKEIEAKVL